In one window of Nocardiopsis aegyptia DNA:
- a CDS encoding VOC family protein encodes MDVLSSRILLRPTDLVRSRDFYRDVVGLAVHREFGDPDQPGTVFFLGNGLLEVSGHSEPFEVPPLSLWLQVRDARAEYARLVAAGARGLREARQEFWGLWEAWISDPDGVRIVLVQIPDDHPLRRDRRPL; translated from the coding sequence ATGGACGTTCTGAGCAGCCGGATCCTTCTGCGCCCCACCGATCTCGTCCGGAGCCGCGACTTCTACCGGGACGTGGTGGGCCTGGCGGTGCACCGCGAGTTCGGCGACCCGGACCAGCCGGGGACGGTCTTCTTCCTGGGCAACGGCCTGCTGGAGGTCTCCGGGCACTCGGAGCCCTTCGAGGTCCCGCCGCTGTCCCTGTGGTTGCAGGTGCGCGACGCCCGGGCCGAGTACGCGCGACTGGTGGCGGCCGGTGCGCGGGGCCTGCGCGAGGCGAGACAGGAGTTCTGGGGGCTGTGGGAGGCCTGGATCTCCGATCCGGACGGCGTGCGGATCGTTCTGGTCCAGATACCGGACGACCATCCGCTGCGCCGGGACCGGCGTCCTCTCTGA
- a CDS encoding ATP-binding protein codes for MTGGPLLGRVRELAELAARLSSARAGAGSTVLVEGAAGIGKTALAHALVAEARDAGLRTAWGACLEGEGAPPYRPWIQVLRALDGPGTVLDDPESGAGASRFRLFDRVVAALDATASDHGLLVVLDDLHQADVSSIRLLQHVAAAVPDTALLLLGTLRSWEPPHHPELARALGSVRRERDTLSVRLGGLSPNEVAALAERTLSEPPRPDLVRLVQERSEGNPLFALELLRLVDAGGEAVGALPGGVREVIGHRLDRLPEPTRLLLRQASVLGRECDPAVLGEVAGLDRERLPDVLAPAVEAGLFTGGADERDERPARFTHVLVRDVLAAELSTTSRRRLHARAAEALDAVDGPERIDALAHHLRESLPLGDAARALDVTRRAAERARRRFAYEQAAYQYERALALPAAAPHRAGLLLELARCRFRSGAVEAAWNDCCAAANLARADGDGEGLADAAVVLRGVTNSPLTSRVHALCREALTLLGNADPVRRARLLAQLAVTADPFAVGEAPDWGTRALRAAEATGDPDARFLALQARRTELTEGRHVLERLSLGERAVRLGREAGIDEYVAWGHAWRLDAFWELGRRVQIDAELAELSSLVDHMREPLWVWRLTMMRAVTEAHAGRFDRARELADEALAVGRRGGHESPDFFHLVFTSHVALQTGRDLETVTDAVGRYVATGPFLSRSWHAVMLLGAGRRQEAADLWRSLVPHLGEFPRWAPEWIVATTGHARMAAEFGDDEVGADLYGQLLPYADRQICANAHTPCGGPVALTLGVVAARADGPRAGEHLRAALASAEAMGSPPYAAQCRLETGRLLMDGEPRLAREFLAAALDTARHLGMAPLATEAAGLLARARERETDRLTPRENEVAALIAEGLSNRQIARRLRLSERTAENHVAHILTKLGFSSRSRIASWHTGRPE; via the coding sequence ATGACAGGGGGGCCGCTCCTCGGGCGCGTGCGGGAACTGGCCGAGCTGGCCGCGCGCCTCTCCTCGGCGCGGGCGGGCGCGGGCTCGACCGTCCTCGTGGAGGGCGCCGCCGGCATCGGCAAGACCGCTCTGGCGCACGCGCTGGTGGCCGAGGCGCGCGACGCGGGGCTGCGGACGGCCTGGGGCGCCTGTCTGGAAGGCGAGGGCGCGCCGCCCTACCGGCCCTGGATCCAGGTCCTGCGGGCGCTGGACGGCCCGGGGACCGTCTTGGACGACCCCGAATCCGGGGCCGGCGCGAGCCGCTTCCGCCTGTTCGACCGCGTCGTCGCGGCGTTGGACGCGACGGCCTCCGACCACGGGCTTCTCGTGGTCCTGGACGATCTGCACCAGGCCGACGTGTCCTCGATCCGGCTCCTCCAGCACGTCGCCGCGGCCGTGCCCGACACCGCCCTGCTCTTGCTGGGGACCCTCCGCAGCTGGGAACCGCCGCACCACCCGGAGCTGGCCCGAGCGCTGGGATCGGTACGGCGGGAGCGGGACACGCTGTCGGTGCGCCTGGGAGGTCTGTCCCCGAACGAGGTGGCCGCACTGGCCGAGCGCACTCTGAGCGAGCCGCCCCGCCCCGACCTGGTGCGGCTGGTCCAGGAGCGCAGCGAGGGCAACCCGCTCTTCGCCCTGGAACTGCTGCGGCTCGTCGACGCCGGAGGCGAGGCCGTGGGCGCCCTGCCCGGCGGTGTCCGCGAGGTCATCGGCCACCGGCTGGACCGGCTGCCCGAGCCCACCCGGCTCCTGCTCCGCCAGGCCTCCGTCCTGGGACGTGAGTGCGATCCGGCCGTGCTCGGCGAGGTCGCCGGGCTCGACCGTGAGCGGCTGCCCGACGTCCTCGCCCCGGCCGTCGAGGCGGGCCTGTTCACCGGCGGCGCGGACGAACGGGACGAGCGCCCCGCCCGCTTCACCCACGTGCTGGTGCGGGACGTGCTGGCGGCCGAGCTCTCCACCACGTCCCGTCGCAGACTGCACGCGCGCGCCGCCGAGGCCCTGGACGCCGTCGACGGCCCGGAGCGGATCGACGCCCTGGCCCACCACCTGCGGGAGTCCCTGCCCCTCGGCGACGCCGCACGGGCCCTCGACGTCACCCGGCGGGCGGCCGAGCGCGCACGCCGGAGGTTCGCCTACGAACAGGCCGCGTACCAGTACGAGCGGGCACTGGCACTGCCCGCGGCCGCTCCCCACCGTGCGGGACTCCTGCTGGAGCTGGCCCGCTGCCGGTTCCGGTCCGGGGCCGTCGAAGCCGCCTGGAACGACTGCTGCGCGGCGGCCAACCTGGCGCGCGCGGACGGTGACGGTGAGGGCCTGGCCGACGCGGCCGTCGTGCTGCGCGGTGTCACCAACTCGCCGCTCACCTCCCGTGTCCACGCGCTGTGCCGGGAGGCGCTGACCCTGCTGGGGAACGCCGACCCGGTCCGCCGGGCCCGCCTGCTGGCGCAGCTCGCGGTGACCGCCGACCCCTTCGCCGTCGGCGAAGCCCCCGACTGGGGGACGCGGGCGCTGCGCGCGGCGGAGGCCACCGGCGACCCCGACGCCCGCTTCCTGGCCCTGCAGGCGCGCCGCACCGAGCTCACCGAGGGCCGCCACGTCCTGGAACGCCTGTCCCTGGGGGAGCGGGCGGTCCGCCTGGGCCGCGAGGCCGGGATCGACGAGTACGTCGCCTGGGGCCACGCCTGGCGGCTGGACGCCTTCTGGGAGCTGGGCCGGCGCGTCCAGATCGACGCCGAGCTGGCGGAGCTGTCGAGCCTGGTCGACCACATGCGCGAACCGCTCTGGGTCTGGCGGCTGACGATGATGCGCGCGGTCACCGAGGCCCACGCCGGCCGCTTCGACAGGGCCCGCGAACTCGCCGACGAGGCGCTCGCCGTGGGGCGGAGGGGCGGGCATGAGAGCCCGGACTTCTTCCACCTGGTCTTCACCTCGCACGTGGCGCTGCAGACCGGGCGGGACCTGGAGACGGTGACGGACGCGGTCGGCCGCTACGTGGCGACGGGCCCCTTCCTGTCGCGCAGCTGGCACGCGGTGATGCTCCTGGGTGCGGGTCGGCGGCAGGAGGCGGCCGACCTGTGGCGGTCGCTCGTCCCGCACCTGGGGGAGTTCCCCCGCTGGGCGCCCGAGTGGATCGTGGCCACGACCGGACACGCCCGCATGGCCGCGGAGTTCGGTGACGACGAGGTGGGCGCCGACCTGTACGGGCAGCTGCTGCCCTACGCCGACCGCCAGATCTGCGCCAACGCGCACACCCCGTGCGGGGGACCGGTCGCGCTGACGCTCGGCGTGGTCGCGGCCCGCGCGGACGGTCCCCGGGCAGGGGAGCACCTGCGTGCGGCTCTGGCCTCGGCCGAGGCGATGGGGTCGCCGCCCTACGCGGCGCAGTGCCGCCTGGAGACGGGCCGGCTTCTGATGGACGGCGAGCCCCGGCTCGCGCGGGAGTTCCTGGCGGCGGCACTGGACACCGCCCGCCACCTGGGCATGGCCCCACTGGCGACCGAGGCGGCCGGCCTGCTCGCCCGTGCGCGCGAACGGGAGACGGATCGGCTGACGCCGCGTGAGAACGAGGTCGCCGCCCTGATCGCGGAGGGGCTGAGCAACCGCCAGATCGCCCGTCGGCTCCGGTTGTCCGAGCGCACGGCCGAGAACCACGTCGCGCACATCCTCACCAAGCTCGGCTTCTCCTCGCGCTCGCGCATCGCCTCCTGGCACACCGGTCGGCCGGAATGA